Proteins found in one Brevibacillus brevis genomic segment:
- a CDS encoding DUF7660 family protein, with the protein MDILERASTVESREDMVQFISHLIKDYQQNKKEWANMSLEEFLSGMESWIEDCDNMLADLEGVDWNLFATILIAGSRYE; encoded by the coding sequence ATGGATATTCTTGAGAGAGCGAGTACGGTTGAGAGTAGAGAGGATATGGTTCAATTCATTTCTCATTTGATTAAGGATTATCAGCAAAATAAAAAAGAGTGGGCGAATATGTCCCTTGAAGAGTTCCTAAGTGGGATGGAATCATGGATTGAGGATTGTGATAATATGTTAGCTGATCTTGAAGGTGTAGATTGGAATTTGTTTGCTACCATTTTAATTGCAGGAAGCCGTTATGAATAA
- a CDS encoding pentapeptide repeat-containing protein encodes MKKEEALQHLNDNTFRPALAESIAATERYFQQNKEQLVREFVESFRQMLLHIEFMQSNEELPPVGFIHYSLLRTTVLDGTYTLLIEAYTEQWYWEPVECYARYNSAWALQEASKLISLLDERRKMYMGIIHAADVEYMVLKEMELFGQFVTALARVAIPELIKLPEYQQIRKADRLYIRVGEFKDISEVVYVDERNKREEKESRSLLGQPKGTFCTHETFAYMDLPRSMVEALDLRYCDFSGSNFADSQFRECVLFGTRWVKSKLQRTDFSHSLLCDADFRHADLSGAIFSYAEGQGVSADELHRVPGLLGVQFAYADLQGADFRHSRLYHANFHGANMQNTVFFEKDRGRFALSEAQMQQIEWKTE; translated from the coding sequence ATGAAGAAAGAGGAAGCGCTCCAGCATTTGAACGATAACACCTTCCGGCCAGCACTGGCTGAAAGCATAGCCGCAACCGAGCGCTATTTCCAGCAAAACAAGGAACAGCTCGTCCGGGAGTTCGTGGAGTCTTTTCGGCAAATGCTTCTGCATATTGAGTTCATGCAGAGCAACGAGGAGCTACCCCCTGTCGGTTTTATTCACTACTCATTGCTGCGGACAACCGTATTGGATGGCACGTACACACTTTTGATAGAGGCTTATACGGAGCAATGGTACTGGGAGCCAGTGGAATGCTATGCACGTTACAATTCTGCATGGGCTTTGCAAGAGGCTTCCAAGCTCATTTCGCTACTGGACGAACGCCGAAAAATGTACATGGGGATCATACACGCTGCTGATGTGGAGTATATGGTGCTAAAGGAAATGGAGCTATTCGGTCAGTTTGTCACAGCGCTTGCCCGAGTAGCGATTCCGGAGCTCATTAAGCTGCCTGAGTACCAACAGATTAGGAAAGCAGATCGTCTGTACATACGAGTGGGGGAATTCAAAGACATCAGTGAAGTGGTGTACGTAGATGAGCGGAACAAGCGGGAGGAGAAGGAGAGTAGAAGCTTGCTTGGGCAACCGAAAGGAACGTTTTGCACCCATGAAACATTCGCCTACATGGATTTGCCGCGAAGCATGGTAGAAGCATTAGATTTGCGCTATTGCGATTTTAGCGGCAGTAATTTTGCAGACAGTCAGTTCCGTGAGTGTGTCCTATTCGGAACAAGATGGGTAAAGAGCAAGCTTCAACGCACAGATTTCAGTCATTCGCTTCTTTGTGATGCCGATTTTCGTCATGCTGACTTGAGTGGAGCCATCTTCTCTTATGCCGAAGGACAAGGAGTCAGTGCGGACGAGCTGCATCGTGTACCGGGCTTACTCGGTGTCCAATTTGCCTATGCTGATTTGCAAGGAGCGGATTTTCGCCATTCTCGTCTGTATCATGCGAATTTTCATGGAGCGAATATGCAAAATACCGTTTTTTTCGAAAAGGATCGTGGGCGTTTTGCATTGAGTGAAGCACAGATGCAGCAGATTGAGTGGAAAACGGAATAA
- a CDS encoding cupin domain-containing protein: protein MVEKVNLAEKFSLFHEHWSPKIAGEINDSYVKLVKLKGEFVWHQHENEDEMFLVVKGKLLIKFRDKDIWLNEGEFVIVPKGVEHMPVAEEEVHVLLLEPKSTLNTGDQVNEKTVTDLERI from the coding sequence ATGGTGGAAAAGGTCAATTTAGCTGAAAAATTTTCGTTATTCCATGAGCATTGGAGTCCCAAAATTGCAGGAGAAATCAATGACTCCTATGTAAAGCTAGTCAAATTAAAAGGAGAGTTTGTCTGGCATCAGCATGAAAATGAGGATGAAATGTTTTTAGTAGTGAAAGGGAAACTGCTTATCAAGTTTCGGGATAAAGATATTTGGTTAAACGAAGGGGAATTTGTCATTGTTCCAAAAGGGGTAGAGCATATGCCAGTTGCAGAGGAAGAGGTTCATGTATTATTGCTTGAACCAAAGTCGACGCTGAATACTGGAGATCAAGTAAACGAAAAAACAGTAACTGATTTAGAGAGAATATAA
- the rbsK gene encoding ribokinase, which produces MKIAVVGSINMDLVTHVHHLPKAGETIASHHFELIPGGKGANQAVAASRLGGHVSMIGMVGEDENGRVMLGGLTDAHVHIEGIKCSGTTGMAFINVSDDGENNIVLVPGANALVSTEHIADHLSILKDSDVVLLQLEIPMPVVEYTVKEAARLGKLVILNPAPARKLSSELLTHVHTLTPNETELSILTGMPVSTIDEVHAAAKKLLSGGPKRVIVTLGEKGALLVTADKATHIPAFRVEPVDTTAAGDSFTAAFAVGITQGMTETEAATFASKVAAIVVTRNGAQPSLPTVDEVQAYSF; this is translated from the coding sequence GTGAAAATCGCAGTAGTAGGAAGCATCAATATGGATCTCGTAACCCATGTACATCATTTACCCAAAGCAGGAGAAACGATCGCAAGCCATCACTTCGAGCTGATCCCGGGTGGAAAGGGAGCGAATCAGGCGGTAGCAGCGTCTCGCCTGGGTGGGCATGTCTCCATGATTGGAATGGTAGGAGAGGATGAGAACGGCCGAGTTATGCTGGGAGGGCTAACAGATGCGCACGTTCACATAGAGGGGATCAAATGCTCAGGTACGACAGGCATGGCTTTTATCAATGTAAGTGACGATGGGGAAAATAACATCGTGCTTGTTCCAGGAGCGAATGCGCTCGTCAGCACAGAGCATATTGCAGACCATTTGTCTATTTTAAAGGACAGCGACGTCGTATTGCTCCAATTGGAAATCCCGATGCCTGTCGTGGAATATACAGTCAAAGAGGCGGCTCGACTCGGCAAGCTGGTCATTTTAAATCCGGCACCTGCACGCAAGCTATCCAGCGAGCTATTAACTCATGTACATACCTTAACCCCAAATGAAACAGAGCTTTCTATTCTCACAGGAATGCCTGTATCCACGATAGACGAAGTGCATGCTGCTGCCAAAAAGCTTTTGTCTGGTGGACCAAAGCGCGTCATCGTGACGTTGGGGGAAAAGGGCGCTCTCTTAGTCACCGCCGATAAGGCGACCCATATCCCTGCTTTCCGCGTAGAGCCAGTGGATACAACTGCGGCAGGCGATTCATTTACGGCAGCTTTTGCGGTTGGGATCACACAAGGAATGACCGAAACCGAAGCGGCCACTTTCGCCAGCAAAGTCGCAGCGATTGTCGTTACAAGGAATGGTGCGCAGCCATCCCTGCCTACTGTTGATGAAGTACAGGCATACTCTTTTTAA
- a CDS encoding imm11 family protein encodes MRDYYLLADDSRIAQKVVPAGLGLQKENTFEQLPPISVLEVNADGTHAYTDWLEKPLPMISERMKTITAKYNPSVQWKRVDLIDSETNLRNVYWVMQVPAVDCLSMETAFHLNGTVKRLVLDTDKIKAHHFFKVQGILEPYIVVSLDAAESFLRRSLNGFVLQKVEQALRREL; translated from the coding sequence ATGCGCGATTATTATTTGCTAGCAGATGACAGTCGAATCGCTCAAAAGGTTGTACCAGCGGGTCTGGGGCTGCAAAAGGAAAACACCTTCGAGCAACTCCCGCCGATATCCGTTCTTGAGGTCAACGCGGATGGTACCCACGCCTACACAGATTGGTTGGAAAAGCCACTGCCGATGATTTCGGAGCGGATGAAAACCATTACTGCCAAATACAATCCGAGCGTACAATGGAAGCGCGTCGATTTGATTGACAGTGAAACCAACCTGCGAAACGTCTACTGGGTCATGCAAGTACCTGCTGTAGATTGCCTTTCCATGGAGACTGCGTTTCATTTGAATGGAACGGTAAAGAGACTTGTATTAGATACCGATAAGATAAAGGCACATCATTTCTTTAAAGTTCAAGGGATCTTGGAGCCGTATATCGTGGTGAGTCTGGATGCTGCGGAAAGCTTCCTTCGCAGAAGCTTGAACGGATTTGTTTTGCAAAAAGTAGAGCAGGCACTGCGGAGGGAGCTATGA
- the nfi gene encoding deoxyribonuclease V (cleaves DNA at apurinic or apyrimidinic sites), giving the protein MEPIIQHPWNIDEQEAINLQRQLAQQVKKEDQLADVRFIAGVDVAYHAESDLLVAGVLILDATSLQVVESVVIQDTVEFPYIPGLFSFRELPPLVRAFKGLKTTPQLVVCDGQGIAHPRRFGLASHLGVLFDIPTIGCGKTRLLGEYEEPAQVRGAYSPLLDQGEIIGGVLRTQPNIKPIFVSIGHGISLPTACAWITTLSPKYRLPETTRQADQLVNKVSAELNSSR; this is encoded by the coding sequence ATGGAGCCGATTATCCAACATCCTTGGAACATTGATGAGCAAGAGGCCATCAACTTACAACGACAGCTAGCCCAGCAAGTAAAAAAAGAAGATCAACTCGCGGACGTACGCTTTATCGCCGGGGTAGATGTCGCTTATCATGCCGAGTCTGATTTGTTAGTTGCTGGTGTCTTGATCCTCGACGCCACTTCCCTGCAAGTCGTCGAGTCTGTCGTCATTCAAGACACCGTCGAATTCCCGTATATTCCCGGCTTATTCTCTTTTCGAGAGCTGCCTCCGTTGGTACGTGCATTCAAGGGGCTCAAAACAACACCACAGCTCGTCGTCTGCGATGGGCAAGGAATCGCTCACCCGCGAAGATTCGGACTCGCCAGTCATTTGGGCGTCCTGTTTGACATTCCTACCATTGGTTGTGGAAAAACGAGACTGCTAGGAGAATACGAAGAACCAGCACAGGTAAGAGGTGCGTATTCCCCTTTGCTCGATCAGGGTGAAATCATCGGCGGAGTCTTGCGCACACAACCGAATATCAAACCGATATTCGTCTCAATCGGGCACGGAATCTCTTTGCCAACCGCATGCGCATGGATCACCACGCTCTCACCCAAATATCGTTTGCCCGAAACCACACGCCAAGCGGATCAACTCGTGAATAAAGTATCAGCGGAGTTAAATAGCAGCCGCTAA
- a CDS encoding CbrC family protein, giving the protein MGIFKNVRAQKCSICNKETEYIYMGPFYSIDEVENVCPWCIYEGTATKQHNGVLQAAVEYKDKLLSVTYDDESNEYMYFIGYDEVEQFEDDKLEELLFRTPGYISWQEPQWLSHCDEFCAFIGYVNKSELSAMKIDLRDEELLTLKRNYGVDTLDQVSDDSGIYLFQCLKCGQHRVHIDHT; this is encoded by the coding sequence ATTGGAATATTCAAAAATGTCCGTGCACAAAAATGCAGTATTTGTAATAAAGAAACGGAATATATATACATGGGACCATTTTATTCAATAGACGAAGTTGAAAATGTTTGCCCATGGTGCATTTATGAAGGAACTGCTACTAAGCAACATAATGGTGTCTTACAGGCAGCCGTGGAATATAAGGATAAGTTGTTGTCTGTGACTTATGATGACGAATCCAATGAGTATATGTATTTTATAGGATACGATGAGGTCGAACAGTTTGAAGATGATAAACTAGAGGAGCTACTCTTTCGTACCCCTGGTTACATTTCATGGCAGGAACCACAATGGCTAAGCCACTGCGATGAATTTTGTGCTTTTATTGGATACGTGAATAAAAGTGAGCTATCAGCGATGAAGATTGATTTACGAGATGAAGAATTATTAACACTTAAGAGAAATTATGGCGTCGATACTTTGGATCAAGTAAGTGATGATTCAGGAATATATTTGTTTCAGTGTCTGAAATGCGGACAACATAGAGTTCACATTGATCACACATAA
- a CDS encoding contractile injection system protein, VgrG/Pvc8 family, whose product MSNRTLTYGDIQVSPYEFTHLQTMKVVKKMNEHARLTLTGIISEERKDSYVNQTNAQTLISVALADESGKPKTWFQGIVLRVHVKAVRDIYYLSLEAISHTYLLDVKTRKRSFQNPAMTYAGLVKTVLSGYGKADFIDSVTNGKALNTFVMQYEETDWQFLKRMASRFYTGLIPTTAFDIPKFYFGLPKGQDKGKLAVSHYTVHKRVGDYQSDAENKVPGIDDQDYTVYEVQSERVLEVGNEVNFKSRPLVVGEAVTEMKGGIVTHTYKLYPRLGLARKKQYNHAIIGASIQGRVLQVQKDNVRAKLDMDDQQDQSTAYWFPYSTIYASEDQTGWYVMPELNDQIRIYFPSKKEEDGIAISSVLKEIPDDDKPSPKKKATPKSNAGGGGGGDRMKDPAVKTFRTKYGKEIVLAPDKIVITTGDMSITISDTSGIDIKSSQNVNITADKDMKLSAASLHISADKIELSGKGNTIKLEDKIELKGSEIKMN is encoded by the coding sequence ATGAGCAATCGAACACTCACTTATGGAGATATACAAGTTTCGCCCTATGAGTTTACGCATTTGCAAACGATGAAAGTCGTGAAAAAGATGAACGAGCATGCACGACTGACACTCACGGGGATCATTTCTGAAGAGCGAAAAGATAGCTACGTGAACCAGACAAATGCGCAAACACTGATCAGCGTGGCACTGGCTGATGAATCGGGCAAGCCGAAAACATGGTTCCAGGGCATCGTTTTGCGCGTCCATGTCAAAGCGGTTCGCGATATTTATTACTTGTCGCTGGAGGCTATTTCTCATACGTATTTGTTGGATGTCAAAACGAGAAAGCGTTCGTTTCAAAACCCGGCGATGACTTATGCGGGGCTCGTGAAAACGGTGCTGTCCGGGTACGGAAAAGCTGACTTTATTGACTCAGTTACGAACGGCAAAGCTTTGAATACTTTTGTGATGCAGTATGAGGAAACCGATTGGCAGTTTCTGAAGAGGATGGCATCGCGTTTTTATACAGGTTTGATCCCGACAACGGCTTTTGACATTCCCAAGTTTTATTTCGGTTTGCCAAAAGGTCAAGATAAAGGAAAGCTGGCCGTTAGTCATTATACGGTGCACAAGCGTGTCGGGGATTATCAGAGTGATGCGGAGAACAAGGTTCCGGGAATCGATGACCAGGACTATACCGTGTATGAAGTGCAAAGCGAACGAGTGCTGGAGGTAGGCAATGAGGTGAATTTCAAATCCAGACCACTTGTCGTCGGAGAAGCGGTCACAGAGATGAAGGGAGGCATTGTCACGCACACATACAAGCTTTATCCGCGGCTAGGTCTGGCGCGTAAAAAACAGTATAACCATGCGATCATCGGGGCGTCCATCCAAGGCCGGGTGCTGCAAGTCCAGAAGGACAATGTGCGGGCCAAGCTGGACATGGATGATCAGCAGGATCAGAGTACGGCATACTGGTTCCCTTACTCCACCATTTATGCCTCCGAGGATCAAACCGGATGGTACGTCATGCCAGAGCTGAACGACCAGATTCGGATTTATTTCCCGAGCAAAAAAGAAGAGGACGGTATCGCGATCAGCTCTGTTCTCAAGGAAATCCCAGACGATGACAAGCCATCTCCCAAAAAGAAAGCCACACCGAAAAGCAATGCAGGTGGAGGTGGTGGTGGAGACCGGATGAAGGACCCTGCTGTAAAGACGTTTCGTACCAAATATGGCAAGGAAATCGTGCTGGCTCCTGATAAAATTGTGATCACGACAGGAGATATGTCGATCACGATTAGTGATACGAGTGGAATCGATATCAAGAGTAGCCAGAACGTGAATATAACGGCGGATAAGGACATGAAGCTATCAGCTGCTTCTCTTCATATTAGTGCCGATAAAATAGAGCTGAGTGGAAAAGGAAATACGATCAAACTGGAAGACAAGATCGAGCTGAAAGGTTCGGAAATCAAGATGAACTAG